In Bacteroidota bacterium, a single genomic region encodes these proteins:
- a CDS encoding tandem-95 repeat protein, whose translation MNPTILGHLHHKCLFVIRWITLLFIVFLAPLKTVFGEGTKELFPISAATDTLLKKAILNVGGTGAGTCGAYGGTALQRINIEIADANSEHIFMGFNVVSGGPGYYRVFDPNGTELIPPTAIPAAGRGFIPYFQAAISGPDTLNAGGYSAIEITPTAGLNGKYYIEFNSTGPALTPVAAKVGLKIFDITVADVATLQAKPGRLSSASWNINAGNIADYSSTFDGKVYVLSTDNFVLSADFKNRGFAPANFRLNFNSFGTQNSGNVLADRLSNTGDRMIPEYAVYLNIPDSSLHPSASVGALVTTSLHFSRCKANEFKFDMEVTKAGLVDIFYDSDTNGIFDIATADKRFSKLVTAGNNAIVWDGVDGLGNLLAINSTAHFVVKYAQGIFNFPIYDAEVDTGGVLFSNVRPLSATSAAHLQFYDDTLLLSNLSPPFNSNKLPTSGAQYPYQEFNGCNGPCHKWEAYNGNNSIVDFGNQSTVNTYLFASLQSHSFSAQIPDYFLLNAGNLQTICKGDTVSLNGTISASQGALYNGSFHWQGDGTFLPNDSELVVKYIPDASELSGSSFRLYLSLRGECSNIQDSVKINLNEPPTVSNAGLNQVVCTNAALLFANNPLVGVGTWSFTSGNGSIVAGNDPNSAVVNLQSGSNTLRWKITNGVCPSSSSFVTLNYIPVGVTLSQVDTSYCATAPPINLNEALLTAFPTGGNAVFLVDGDTVTVLDATTLALGQHWLYVRYTEPSVGQCFAVDSMQVTIGGSCNKAPIAQDDFFNLAEDQMLNGTSVLLNDTDANPLDTLTIQLIPLIPTAHGSVLIHTNGTFTYQPDLNYFGSDFFTYQICDTANACDTASVHLLIQAVNDAPIAGSDTANTNEDNAVAGFVLGNDFDIEGDSIFMDTVAAIPPQHGTVIIHADGSYTYSPELDFNGMDQFTYSLCDNGLPPTCGNGIVVIMVSPVNDPPRANFGRKTTYEDIPNALNVLSNDVDVDGNLNPASLSIPTNGNPSHGTVVVDMNSNKIIYTPHLNYFGNDTIVYEVCDLGFPIYCDTSITYITVFPVNDSPLSNSDTASVSEDAVLNATSVLGNDFDLDGDSLTVTTTAVMETQNGSLLLAANGTYSYTPNTNFNGADYFIYEACDNGTPQLCAQDTVFLTVHKVNDAPVAVNNTVVTSLNSSITANVLGNDLDVDGNIAPVATSILIQAIHGVAQVNPDGTILYTPQNGYFGTDSLLYSVCDSGFPVLCASATLIIEVGYVNLPPVCADDIVTINEDTPTSINILSNDADPNNNIDQTSIQLIQNATHGSTSIDFNAGLLNYIPALNYFGNDTVRYVVCDVGTISNCDTAWVIITVISVNDAPIAINDTLTTDEDFALFGNFLTSDFDADAGDVLAISTQAISLPQNGTLSFTSNGDFSYTPFPNFNGTDFFTYEVCDNGFPVLCSTANVTLFVTPQNDAPVAVKDVLIIPIDFTANVFVLNNDYDVDGNLNTSSLSIASQPHNGMAVLDTNSHAITYTPNPNYFGLDTVIYTVCDAGLPSLCVQGLLVFNVGATNNPPSAMPDFASTSQNNGITISVLVNDFDVDGNVNKGSVDVLVNPNNGSIVINVFDGQISYTPNPGFTGKDTIVYEICDGGLPVFCDTALVIVTVNGNLAPLATHDIYSTNEDSPVSGASVLQNDLDPENGSLVLSPVPISSPLNGTLTLNTNGTFLYFPNLNFYGTDTFVYEVCDNGVPTLCDTALVSIVVAAINDAPQAVNDTIQVAQGLAFSGNLISNDVDVDSPGLLANSTPLNGPINGTLFLANSGVFTYTPNPGFSGQDSFQYVVCDNGTPNLCDTASVFIQVGTNNPPLAVDDIFTMNEDGSLTAASLISNDSDPDGSALLMNTIAIAQPQHGSVVLYANGTFDYFPAPNYAGSDTFVYQICDGGAPNFCDTASVTIFITAVNDAPVAANDVFSILSNTTLNASVILNDNDVDSPSLSIITSPILPPQSGIVTLNTSGTFVYTPNANFTGFDSFSYVVCDGSTPNLCDTATVNITIQNRLPLAVSDTFEISSSSLLTANCLLNDIDPENGVLTLSTIPVLNVLHGTLTLNPAGTFTYQPVNKYTGTDFFFYTTCDNAASPLCSNAKVVIKVLNSPPHALNDTVYGVSGYVLAGNLLLNDVDVESLNLVFSVLNLPQHGTVQLSPNGDFSYDAAPGFSGIDYFSYEVCDDGTPVKCDTAIVTLYVAEQAIELTIPDAFSPNGDNINDVFEIGGLNNYPENEFLVFDQMGVLVYSVKGYKNTWSGLDKNGKKLPSGSYFYIFDKKDGSDARTGYIVLSK comes from the coding sequence ATGAACCCGACTATTTTAGGCCATTTACACCATAAGTGCTTATTTGTTATTCGTTGGATTACCCTGCTATTTATTGTTTTTCTTGCGCCGCTGAAAACCGTTTTCGGGGAAGGAACAAAAGAGCTTTTCCCCATTTCGGCAGCCACAGATACCCTCCTAAAAAAAGCGATTCTGAACGTTGGTGGAACGGGTGCAGGTACTTGCGGAGCTTATGGTGGAACAGCACTTCAACGCATTAACATCGAAATTGCAGACGCTAACTCGGAGCATATTTTTATGGGATTTAATGTGGTTTCGGGTGGTCCCGGATATTACAGAGTATTCGACCCTAATGGTACTGAGCTGATTCCTCCAACAGCTATTCCGGCTGCCGGCAGAGGATTTATTCCATATTTTCAAGCTGCAATTAGTGGTCCGGATACCTTGAATGCCGGAGGTTATTCTGCTATTGAAATTACGCCCACTGCCGGACTCAACGGAAAATACTACATCGAATTTAATAGTACAGGCCCTGCACTTACTCCGGTAGCAGCCAAAGTGGGCTTGAAAATTTTTGACATAACAGTTGCGGATGTTGCCACCCTCCAAGCTAAGCCGGGAAGGCTAAGTAGCGCATCATGGAATATTAATGCAGGTAATATTGCCGATTACAGCTCCACCTTCGACGGAAAAGTATATGTGCTCAGCACCGACAACTTTGTGCTGTCAGCAGATTTCAAAAACAGAGGCTTCGCACCGGCAAACTTTCGTTTAAATTTTAATTCCTTTGGAACCCAAAATAGCGGAAATGTGCTTGCCGATAGACTTTCCAATACAGGTGATCGAATGATTCCCGAATACGCTGTTTATTTAAATATTCCCGATTCAAGTTTGCATCCAAGTGCTTCGGTTGGAGCGCTCGTTACAACATCGTTGCATTTCAGTCGCTGCAAGGCCAATGAATTTAAGTTCGATATGGAGGTAACAAAAGCAGGATTAGTTGATATTTTTTACGATTCAGACACAAATGGAATTTTCGATATTGCTACTGCAGACAAGCGTTTTAGCAAACTTGTAACGGCCGGCAACAATGCTATTGTTTGGGATGGTGTGGATGGATTGGGTAATTTGCTTGCCATAAATTCAACAGCACATTTTGTGGTGAAGTATGCTCAGGGCATATTCAATTTTCCAATTTACGATGCAGAGGTGGATACAGGTGGAGTACTGTTTTCGAATGTTAGACCACTTTCAGCAACTAGTGCAGCTCACCTTCAGTTTTATGACGATACCCTCCTTTTAAGCAATTTGTCGCCACCATTTAATAGCAATAAATTACCAACCAGCGGCGCACAATATCCTTATCAGGAATTCAACGGCTGCAATGGTCCCTGCCATAAATGGGAAGCTTACAATGGAAATAATTCAATTGTCGATTTTGGAAATCAAAGTACGGTGAACACCTATCTTTTTGCAAGCTTGCAAAGCCACTCCTTTTCTGCTCAAATTCCTGATTATTTCCTTCTTAACGCAGGTAATCTTCAAACAATTTGCAAGGGCGATACCGTTTCGCTAAACGGTACAATTTCAGCTTCTCAAGGAGCTCTATATAACGGTTCTTTTCACTGGCAAGGGGATGGAACGTTTTTGCCTAACGATAGTGAACTCGTTGTAAAATATATTCCTGATGCTTCTGAATTGTCGGGAAGTTCATTTCGATTATACCTTTCGTTGCGTGGTGAATGCAGCAATATACAAGACAGTGTAAAAATTAATTTGAATGAGCCACCAACTGTTTCGAATGCAGGATTAAATCAAGTGGTATGCACTAACGCTGCATTGCTTTTTGCAAATAATCCTTTGGTTGGAGTTGGAACATGGAGTTTTACAAGTGGTAACGGAAGCATTGTTGCCGGCAATGATCCCAATTCTGCAGTTGTGAATCTGCAAAGTGGAAGCAACACGCTCCGCTGGAAAATTACAAATGGCGTTTGTCCATCTTCCTCAAGCTTTGTAACACTCAACTATATTCCTGTTGGAGTTACTCTCAGCCAAGTGGATACCAGCTACTGTGCAACAGCGCCGCCAATTAATTTAAACGAGGCACTGCTTACCGCCTTCCCAACAGGAGGAAATGCTGTTTTTCTGGTGGATGGAGACACTGTAACAGTGTTGGATGCAACAACTCTTGCCCTAGGGCAACATTGGCTCTACGTAAGGTACACAGAGCCCTCAGTCGGGCAATGTTTTGCTGTAGATTCAATGCAGGTTACCATTGGAGGTTCTTGTAATAAGGCTCCAATCGCACAAGATGATTTTTTTAATTTGGCCGAAGATCAAATGTTAAATGGCACAAGTGTATTACTTAACGATACCGATGCAAATCCGCTCGATACCTTAACAATACAGCTTATCCCTCTTATCCCAACTGCGCATGGTTCAGTTTTAATTCATACAAATGGAACCTTTACTTATCAGCCCGATTTAAATTATTTTGGGAGCGATTTTTTTACCTATCAAATTTGCGATACCGCAAATGCATGTGATACTGCAAGTGTGCACCTCTTGATTCAAGCTGTTAACGATGCACCAATTGCTGGCTCCGATACTGCAAACACCAACGAAGATAATGCTGTTGCAGGCTTTGTTTTAGGCAATGACTTCGACATTGAAGGCGACAGTATTTTCATGGATACCGTAGCAGCAATTCCTCCCCAACACGGCACTGTAATTATTCATGCAGATGGTAGTTATACTTATTCTCCTGAATTGGATTTTAATGGGATGGATCAATTTACTTATTCTTTATGTGATAACGGATTGCCTCCGACTTGTGGAAATGGAATAGTAGTAATTATGGTGAGCCCTGTGAACGATCCCCCTCGAGCAAATTTTGGGCGCAAAACTACCTATGAAGATATTCCCAATGCGCTCAATGTGCTGAGCAACGATGTGGATGTGGATGGCAATTTAAATCCGGCAAGTTTAAGTATCCCGACAAACGGAAATCCTTCGCATGGAACTGTAGTAGTGGATATGAATTCAAATAAGATTATTTATACACCCCATCTAAATTATTTTGGAAACGATACCATTGTGTATGAAGTGTGTGATTTAGGTTTCCCAATTTATTGCGATACTTCTATTACGTATATCACGGTTTTTCCGGTGAATGATTCACCTCTCTCAAATTCTGATACCGCAAGCGTTTCGGAAGATGCGGTTTTAAATGCAACATCGGTATTAGGTAACGATTTCGATTTGGATGGAGATAGTTTAACGGTAACAACCACCGCTGTGATGGAAACGCAAAATGGAAGTTTACTTCTCGCCGCAAACGGAACCTATAGCTATACTCCCAATACAAACTTTAATGGTGCAGATTATTTTATTTACGAAGCCTGCGATAATGGAACGCCACAATTGTGTGCACAAGACACCGTATTCTTAACAGTTCACAAAGTGAATGATGCACCTGTTGCTGTTAATAATACGGTTGTTACTTCGCTTAATAGTTCCATTACAGCTAATGTATTAGGAAACGATTTGGATGTGGATGGAAACATTGCTCCAGTGGCAACTTCAATTCTCATTCAGGCCATACATGGGGTTGCGCAGGTTAACCCGGATGGGACAATTTTGTACACCCCTCAAAACGGATATTTTGGTACTGATTCGCTATTGTATAGTGTATGCGACAGCGGATTTCCTGTATTATGTGCCTCCGCCACGCTTATTATAGAAGTGGGATATGTGAACCTTCCTCCTGTGTGTGCAGATGACATTGTGACCATCAACGAGGATACTCCCACTAGCATTAATATTCTCAGTAATGATGCCGATCCCAACAACAACATCGATCAAACCTCCATTCAGCTCATTCAAAATGCAACGCACGGTTCCACTTCAATTGATTTTAATGCCGGTTTGCTAAATTATATTCCTGCTTTAAATTACTTTGGAAATGACACAGTGCGCTATGTGGTTTGTGATGTAGGAACAATTAGCAATTGCGATACCGCATGGGTAATCATTACAGTGATTTCGGTTAATGACGCCCCAATAGCAATTAACGACACGCTAACAACAGATGAGGATTTTGCACTTTTTGGAAACTTTTTGACTTCTGATTTTGATGCGGACGCAGGTGATGTATTAGCAATTTCTACCCAAGCAATATCGTTGCCTCAAAATGGCACCTTGAGTTTCACTTCAAATGGAGATTTTAGTTACACTCCTTTTCCAAATTTCAATGGTACCGATTTCTTTACCTACGAAGTGTGTGATAATGGATTTCCTGTTTTGTGTAGTACAGCCAATGTAACACTGTTTGTTACTCCGCAAAACGATGCGCCGGTGGCAGTGAAGGATGTTTTAATTATTCCAATTGATTTTACAGCCAATGTATTTGTGCTCAATAACGATTACGATGTAGATGGAAATTTAAATACTTCCTCGCTTTCAATTGCAAGTCAACCCCATAATGGAATGGCTGTTTTGGATACTAACTCGCACGCAATAACGTATACCCCAAATCCAAATTATTTTGGTTTGGATACCGTAATTTATACAGTGTGTGATGCCGGGCTACCTTCCCTTTGCGTGCAGGGACTTTTGGTTTTTAATGTGGGAGCAACAAATAACCCACCCTCTGCAATGCCTGATTTTGCTAGCACTTCACAAAACAATGGAATTACTATTTCAGTCTTAGTTAATGATTTTGATGTGGATGGAAATGTGAATAAGGGTTCTGTTGATGTACTCGTTAATCCTAACAATGGTTCAATTGTAATTAATGTTTTTGATGGGCAAATAAGTTACACACCTAATCCCGGATTTACCGGAAAGGATACTATAGTTTACGAAATATGTGATGGAGGACTTCCTGTTTTTTGTGATACCGCCCTCGTTATTGTAACGGTTAATGGGAATCTTGCACCCCTTGCAACCCACGATATTTATAGCACCAATGAAGATAGCCCCGTTAGTGGAGCCTCCGTGTTGCAAAATGATTTAGACCCGGAGAACGGAAGCCTAGTCTTATCTCCTGTGCCCATTAGTAGCCCTCTTAACGGCACACTGACACTAAATACCAATGGAACATTTTTATATTTCCCGAATTTGAATTTTTATGGTACCGATACTTTTGTTTACGAAGTTTGCGATAACGGTGTCCCTACCTTGTGCGATACAGCTTTAGTATCGATAGTGGTTGCGGCAATAAACGATGCGCCTCAGGCTGTAAATGATACCATACAGGTTGCACAGGGTCTAGCTTTTTCCGGCAATTTAATTAGTAATGATGTGGATGTGGATAGTCCGGGACTTCTTGCCAATTCCACTCCACTCAACGGTCCAATAAATGGTACCTTATTTCTTGCTAACAGCGGCGTTTTCACATATACCCCCAATCCTGGTTTTAGTGGGCAGGATTCGTTTCAATACGTTGTGTGCGATAATGGAACTCCTAATTTATGCGATACTGCAAGTGTTTTTATTCAAGTGGGCACCAATAATCCACCACTGGCAGTCGACGATATATTTACGATGAATGAGGATGGTTCGCTTACTGCTGCCTCGCTCATATCAAACGACAGTGATCCGGATGGCTCCGCCTTACTTATGAATACTATTGCAATTGCCCAACCACAGCATGGGTCAGTTGTGCTTTATGCAAATGGAACCTTTGATTATTTTCCGGCACCCAATTACGCCGGCAGCGACACTTTTGTATATCAGATATGCGATGGAGGGGCACCTAATTTCTGTGATACGGCTAGCGTTACCATTTTTATAACTGCTGTGAACGATGCTCCAGTTGCAGCCAACGATGTATTCTCAATTCTTTCTAATACCACCTTAAATGCAAGTGTTATTTTAAATGATAATGATGTTGATAGCCCAAGTTTAAGTATCATCACCAGTCCAATCTTGCCTCCTCAATCGGGAATTGTAACGCTTAATACAAGCGGCACTTTTGTGTATACGCCCAACGCAAACTTTACGGGCTTTGATTCATTTAGTTATGTAGTTTGCGATGGAAGTACACCCAATTTATGCGATACAGCCACGGTCAATATTACAATTCAAAATCGGCTTCCGCTGGCTGTGTCGGATACCTTCGAAATTTCCAGCTCCAGCTTACTCACCGCCAATTGTTTGCTCAATGATATTGATCCGGAAAATGGCGTATTAACCTTAAGTACCATTCCGGTATTAAATGTTCTACATGGAACTTTGACGCTTAATCCAGCTGGAACATTCACGTATCAGCCGGTGAACAAATACACCGGTACAGATTTCTTTTTTTATACCACATGCGACAATGCTGCTTCCCCGCTTTGCAGTAACGCCAAAGTGGTAATTAAAGTGCTTAACAGCCCTCCACATGCTTTGAATGATACTGTATACGGAGTAAGCGGATATGTGCTAGCCGGCAATTTATTGCTTAATGACGTGGATGTAGAATCGTTAAATTTAGTTTTTTCAGTGCTGAATTTACCTCAGCATGGAACAGTTCAACTTTCTCCCAATGGTGATTTTAGCTATGATGCTGCTCCCGGCTTTAGTGGTATTGATTATTTTAGTTATGAAGTATGTGACGATGGAACTCCGGTGAAATGCGATACAGCAATCGTTACGCTATATGTAGCCGAACAAGCTATTGAATTAACTATTCCGGATGCTTTTTCTCCTAATGGAGATAATATTAACGATGTGTTTGAAATTGGCGGGCTAAACAACTATCCGGAAAACGAATTTCTAGTTTTTGATCAGATGGGGGTACTAGTTTATAGTGTAAAAGGGTATAAAAATACCTGGTCGGGTTTGGATAAAAATGGAAAAAAATTGCCGAGCGGTTCTTATTTTTACATCTTCGATAAAAAGGATGGCAGCGATGCACGTACCGGATACATTGTACTAAGCAAGTGA